The following are encoded together in the Drosophila sechellia strain sech25 chromosome 3R, ASM438219v1, whole genome shotgun sequence genome:
- the LOC6612845 gene encoding cecropin-A1 — MNFYNIFVFVALILAITIGQSEAGWLKKIGKKIERVGQHTRDATIQGLGVAQQAANVAATARG; from the exons ATGAACTTCTACAACATCTTCGTTTTCGTCGCTCTCATTCTGGCCATCACCATTGGACAATCAGAAGCTGGCTGGCTGAAGAAAATTGGCAAGAAAATC GAACGCGTTGGTCAGCACACTCGGGATGCCACAATCCAGGGACTGGGAGTCGCTCAACAGGCCGCCAATGTCGCCGCCACTGCCCGAGGTTGA
- the LOC116801473 gene encoding cecropin-B-like, whose protein sequence is MNFSHIFLLVFIILAINLQHSHAGWLADRASDIKEKSEKTFRYFQNAALEVIEVGQKAADVAATARGQKK, encoded by the exons ATGAACTTTAGCCACATCTTTTTGCTTGTTTTCATCATCCTGGCAATTAACTTGCAACACTCGCATGCCGGTTGGCTGGCGGATAGAGCCTCGGATATT AAGGAGAAATCTGAGAAGACTTTTAGATACTTCCAAAACGCAGCACTTGAGGTCATTGAAGTCGGCCAAAAAGCCGCGGATGTTGCTGCCACAGCCAGGGGTCAAAAAAAGTAG
- the LOC6612844 gene encoding andropin — MKYFVVLVVLALILAITVDPSDAVFIDILDKMENAIHKAAQAGIGLAKPIENMILPK, encoded by the exons ATGAAATACTTTGTGGTCCTTGTCGTCCTGGCCCTCATTTTGGCCATCACCGTGGATCCTTCGGATGCAGTGTTCATTGATATTCTTGACAAAATG GAAAACGCAATACACAAAGCTGCTCAAGCGGGAATTGGCTTAGCTAAGCCCATTGAAAATATGATCTTGCCGAAGTAA
- the LOC6612836 gene encoding 40S ribosomal protein S7 — MAIGSKIIKPGGSDPDDFEKSIAQALVELEANSDLKPYLRDLHITRAREIEFGSKKAVIIYVPIPQQKVFQKIQIILVRELEKKFSGKHVVVIAERKILPKPTRKARNPLKQKRPRSRTLTAVYDAILEDLVFPAEIVGKRIRVKLDGSQLVKVHLDKNQQTTIEHKVDTFTSVYKKLTGRDVTFEFPDNYLNV; from the exons ATGGCTATCGGCTCCAAGATTATCAAGCCCGGCGGCTCGGATCCCGATGACTTCGAGAAGTCCATTGCCCAGGCGTTGGTGGAACTCGAGGCCAACAGCGACCTGAAGCCCTACCTGCGCGATCTGCACATCACCCGTGCCCGCGAGATCGAGTTCGGCAGCAAGAAG GCCGTCATCATCTACGTGCCCATTCCACAGCAGAAGGTGTTCCAGAAGATCCAGATCATCCTGGTCCGCGAGCTGGAGAAGAAGTTCTCGGGCAAGCACGTCGTCGTGATTGCTGAGCGCAAGATCCTGCCCAAGCCCACGCGCAAGGCCCGCAACCCCCTCAAGCAGAAGCGTCCACGCTCCAGGACTCTGACCGCTGTGTACGACGCCATCCTTGAGGATCTGGTCTTCCCCGCCGAGATCGTGGGCAAGCGCATCCGCGTCAAGCTGGACGGCTCCCAGCTGGTCAAGGTGCACCTGGACAAGAACCAGCAGACCACCATTGAACACAAA GTCGACACCTTCACCTCGGTCTACAAGAAGCTGACTGGTCGCGATGTTACCTTCGAATTCCCCGACAACTACCTGAATGTCTAG